In Labrus mixtus chromosome 3, fLabMix1.1, whole genome shotgun sequence, a single window of DNA contains:
- the LOC132971946 gene encoding trypsin-5-like codes for MGDMKCLLLLLCAGVTVSTAVDLQKRIINGSPCGNEERRYHVKLIASNGKKDFFCGGSLISESYILTAAHCWKQGWNMTALVGVHPGPPEGVKITEHHIYNDTNGNHDIMLLKLPQPTQIPYVALPNENKCSKFHKILRTAGHGATIMGPDHKRGSDRPKELHCADIPVFQCPDYKNCLRSSPYRTAQYYSYQHFFCSQSNTVDISPGDSGGGAVHKCRIYGVNAFVANGTHACVNKSGYMDVCEYMPWIKDKVGLGFFNKVSNKALSKLGGKCLNP; via the exons ATGGGTGATATGAAGTGTCTCCTCCTTTTGCTGTGTGCCG GTGTCACAGTGAGCACAGCTGTGGATCTGCAGAAGAGAATTATTAATGGTAGTCCATGTGGAAATGAAGAGCGCCGGTACCATGTCAAGTTAATAGCATCTAATGGGAAGAAAGACTTCTTCTGTGGTGGCTCCCTGATCAGTGAGAGCTATATTCTGACTGCAGCTCACTGCTGGAAACAGGGGTG gaaTATGACTGCATTAGTAGGAGTGCATCCAGGTCCACCAGAAGGAGTGAAAATCACAGAACACCATATCTACAATGACACTAATGGGAACCATGACATCATGCTGCTGAAGTTACCACAACCCACTCAGATTCCATACGTAGCACTTCCTAACGAAAATAAATGTAGTAAATTTCATAAAAT ccttcGGACTGCAGGACATGGAGCCACAATTATGGGTCCTGATCATAAAAGag GAAGTGATAGACCAAAAGAACTCCACTGTGCTGACATCCCAGTCTTCCAGTGTCCAGACTATAAAAACTGTCTGCGGAGCAGCCCTTACCGGACAGCTCAGTATTATAGCTATCAACACTTCTTCTGTAGCCAATCTAATACTGTGGATATTTCTCCA GGTGACTCTGGTGGAGGAGCCGTGCACAAATGCAGGATTTACGGGGTCAACGCTTTTGTTGCTAATGGTACTCATGCCTGCGTTAACAAATCTGGATACATGGATGTCTGTGAATACATGCCATGGATCAAAGACAAAGTGGGTCTTggtttttttaacaaagttaGTAATAAAGCTTTGTCCAAGTTAGGAGGGAAGTGTCTTAATCCTTAG